The genome window CCGAAACGGATCGTAACAGAACGGCAACACGAAAAGAGCAGGTAAAAACCGGAAACTCAATTATTCGCCGTAATTTTACCTGGCAATAAGCGGAACCTAACCTTCTTGTTGCCATGGCCGACTACGCTGCCAAAATTGCCTTCGAGGCGCTTACCTACGACGACGTCCTGCTCCTGCCCGGGTACTCCGAAACCCTGCCCCGCGACGCCGACCCCAGCTCCCAGCTCACCCGCAACATCCGCCTCAAGCTGCCGTTCGTTTCGGCGGCTATGGACACCGTGACGGAGGCCGAAATGGCCATTGCCATGGCCCAGGAAGGGGGCATCGGCATGATTCACAAGAACATGAGCATCAAGGCTCAGGCCGAGTTGGTACGGCGCGTGAAGCGTTCCGAGAGCGGCATGATTCTGGACCCGTTCACGCTGGAAGAGCACGCTACCCTGGCCGACGCCAAGCAGCTAATGCGCCACAACAACATTGGCGGCATTCCGATTGTAGACGACCAGCGCCGCCTGAAGGGCATCCTGACCAACCGCGACCTGCGCTTCGAGAAAGACATGACCCGCTCCGTCTCCGAAGTCATGACCCGCGACAACCTGGTAACGGCCAACGCCGGCACCGACCAGGCCCTGGCCGAAGATATTCTGCAGGATTCCAAAGTGGAGAAGCTGCCGGTGGTTGACACCGAAGGGCGCTTGGTAGGTCTCATTACCTACAAAGACATCCGAAAGCGCCGCCGCACGCCCAACGCCTGCAAGGACGAGTTTGGCCGCCTGCGCGTGGGCGCCGCCGTGGGCGTGACGCCGGATTTGCTGGACCGCATTGCCGCCTTAGTAGAAGCCGGCGTAGACGTAGTAAGCGTGGATACCGCCCACGGCCACAGCAAGGGCGTACTGGATGCCGTGCGCAGCATCAAAGCTAAGTTTCCGAAGCTCGAAGTTATTGCCGGCAACGTAGCCACTGCCGAAGGTGCCCGCGCCCTGGCCGACGCCGGCGCTGATGCCGTGAAAGTAGGCGTGGGTCCTGGCTCCATCTGCACCACCCGCATCATTGCCGGCATTGGCGTGCCCCAGCTGTCGGCCGTGCTGGAAGCGGCCCGCGGCCTGGAAGGTACCGGCGTGCCGCTCATTGCTGACGGCGGCATCAAGTACTCCGGCGACGTAGTGAAGGCCCTGGCGGCCGGCGCCGGCACCATCATGATTGGCTCCCTGCTGGCTGGCACCGAAGAAGCCCCCGGTGAGGTTACCCTGTTCGAAGGTCGCAAGTACAAGAGCTACCGCGGTATGGGCTCGGTAGAAGCCATGGAAGAAGGCTCCAAGGACCGTTACTTCCAGGATGCTGAAGACGACGTGAAAAAGCTGGTGCCAGAAGGCATTGTGGGCCGCGTGCCGTACAAAGGACTCGCCGCTGAGGTGCTCTACCAACTGGCCGGCGGCCTGCGCGCCGGCATGGGTTACTGCGGCGCTGCCACCATTGAGGCCCTGCAAACTGCTCGCTTCGTGCGTATTACCGGGGCGGGCCTCCGCGAGTCGCACCCCCACGACGTGCAGATTACCCGTGAAGCTCCTAACTATAGCAGCCGGTAAGTTTTCCTTGCGTTTGCCCCTTTAAGACCGCACAAAAGAAGCCGGCCGCCTGGTAGCAGTCGGCTTTTTTTGCGCGGTTCCGTAAGAGGGGCCATTGGCTAAATGCAGCGGGCAAGCGTATCTTTTCAAGCGCACCGCGTATCTTGGGCATCCATTTGCTTTC of Hymenobacter sublimis contains these proteins:
- the guaB gene encoding IMP dehydrogenase, which gives rise to MADYAAKIAFEALTYDDVLLLPGYSETLPRDADPSSQLTRNIRLKLPFVSAAMDTVTEAEMAIAMAQEGGIGMIHKNMSIKAQAELVRRVKRSESGMILDPFTLEEHATLADAKQLMRHNNIGGIPIVDDQRRLKGILTNRDLRFEKDMTRSVSEVMTRDNLVTANAGTDQALAEDILQDSKVEKLPVVDTEGRLVGLITYKDIRKRRRTPNACKDEFGRLRVGAAVGVTPDLLDRIAALVEAGVDVVSVDTAHGHSKGVLDAVRSIKAKFPKLEVIAGNVATAEGARALADAGADAVKVGVGPGSICTTRIIAGIGVPQLSAVLEAARGLEGTGVPLIADGGIKYSGDVVKALAAGAGTIMIGSLLAGTEEAPGEVTLFEGRKYKSYRGMGSVEAMEEGSKDRYFQDAEDDVKKLVPEGIVGRVPYKGLAAEVLYQLAGGLRAGMGYCGAATIEALQTARFVRITGAGLRESHPHDVQITREAPNYSSR